The following proteins are encoded in a genomic region of Arachis stenosperma cultivar V10309 chromosome 4, arast.V10309.gnm1.PFL2, whole genome shotgun sequence:
- the LOC130972985 gene encoding uncharacterized protein At4g06598 — translation MANSKGSSGIRNLMYSGKHALLPPKIPFPSVSQAYADYMPNPTVGSKVAQRPREGNGFHQRTSSESFIIEEQPSWLDDLLNEPETPVRRGSHRRSSSDSFAYLENTNVSNIGYADKDEFKFRNLGPIPSWSPQDLNHSKDVRHMPMYAEMNSTKIKNRAWDSCLNPPTHPGGVPAVKENVAFQNSGLSCPPHEADGIPSTANEKHDVVESGSQDAKLSSERKDGSNAKSSATETDSKRAKQQFAQRSRVRKLQYIAELERNVQGLQAEGSEVSAELEFLNQQNLILSMENKALKQRLESLAQEQLIKYLEQEVLEREIGRLRAMYRQQQQQPQQPSASHRRTNSRDLESQFANLSLKHKDAGSGRDPVTGALRI, via the exons ATGGCAAATTCAAAGGGCTCCTCGGGCATCAGAAATTTGATGTATTCTGGAAAGCATGCTCTGCTTCCTCCTAAAATCCCATTCCCTAGTGTTTCCCAAGCTTATGCTGATTATATGCCGAATCCTACAGTAGGTTCAAAGGTTGCGCAGAGACCAAGAGAGGGAAATGGATTCCACCAACGGACATCATCTGAGAGCTTTATTATAGAGGAACAACCCTCATGGCTTGATGATCTCCTTAATGAGCCAGAGACACCTGTTCGAAGGGGCAGTCATCGGCGTTCATCCAGTGATTCTTTCGCCTACCTGGAAAACACTAATGTTTCTAACATCGGTTATGCAGATAAGGATGAGTTTAAATTTAGGAATTTAGGACCTATTCCTTCTTGGTCACCTCAAGACTTAAATCACAGCAAAGATGTTCGTCATATGCCCATGTATGCAGAAATGAActcaactaaaataaaaaatagggCATGGGACTCTTGTTTGAATCCTCCCACACATCCAGGTGGTGTTCCTGCTGTCAAAGAAAATGTTGCTTTTCAGAATTCAGGACTGTCGTGCCCGCCACATGAAGCAGATGGGATTCCATCAACGGCCAATGAAAAGCATGATGTCGTAGAATCTGGTTCACAGGATGCAAAATTATCTTCAGAAAGAAAGGATGGTTCAAATGCAAAGTCATCTGCTACTGAAACAGATTCAAAACGTGCTAAACA GCAATTTGCTCAGCGTTCACGAGTTCGTAAACTTCAATACATAGCTGAATTAGAAAGAAATGTACAAGGTTTACAG GCCGAAGGATCTGAAGTATCTGCCGAGCTTGAATTTCTTAACCAGCAGAATCTCATCCTGAGTATGGAGAACAAAGCTCTCAAGCAACGGTTAGAAAGTTTAGCACAAGAGCAGCTTATCAAATATT TGGAGCAGGAAGTACTGGAAAGAGAGATCGGAAGATTACGTGCAATGTATCGGCAGCAACAGCAGCAGCCACAGCAACCCTCTGCCAGCCATCGGCGCACAAATAGCAGAGACCTTGAATCCCAGTTTGCTAACCTTTCTCTAAAACACAAGGATGCCGGTTCAGGGCGTGACCCTGTTACTGGCGCACTTCGAATTTAG
- the LOC130973200 gene encoding zinc finger transcription factor YY1-like, with protein sequence METQFNHNLFERRPFLKSKAPAVKWVKQWVPQDVVATGGKCMLLRWVTEDSLKALKEKEKEPSAPEPEPEPTTEVLFLCSYEGCGKTFIDAGALRKHSHIHGERQFVCHYEGCGKKFLDSSKLKRHFLIHTGERDFVCPHEGCGKAFSLDFNLRSHMKTHSQENYHICPYPDCGKRYAHEYKLKNHIASQHEKNASVDLTKYTPPSEKPAKPTKPASGTYGSASSDRPYACPYEGCEKAYIHEYKLKLHLKREHPGHDENAVRAQANADNEMDEASEQDAYGRKRSNGKSQKQSRPKPSLKLPPAKIAQRKGSAPTPAASNAIKKPWPVKEEVYDEDSEETEEDRDNVEDGWRYAANNDDDDEETEYED encoded by the exons ATGGAGACTCAGTTCAATCACAACCTCTTCGAGCGGCGTCCCTTCCTCAAATCCAAGGCTCCCGCCGTTAAATGGGTCAAACAATG GGTTCCTCAAGACGTTGTAGCTACTGGCGGGAAGTGCATGCTCCTAAGATGGGTAACAG AGGATTCCTTAAAGGCcttgaaagaaaaggaaaaagagcCTTCTGCACCTGAGCCTGAACCAGAGCCAACTACTGAAGTACTTTTCCTATGCAGCTATGAGGGCTGTGGAAAGACATTCATAGATGCTGGTGCTTTGAGGAAGCATTCTCACATCCATGGAGAGAGGCAATTTGTTTGCCACTATGAAGGATGTGGAAAG AAATTTCTGGACAGCTCAAAGTTGAAAAGACATTTTCTCATTCATACAGGGGAAAGAGATTTTGTGTGTCCTCATGAAGGTTGTGGTAAG GCCTTCTCCTTGGATTTCAACCTGCGGTCCCACATGAAAACACATTCACAAGAGAACTATCATATCTGCCCATACCCAGATTGTGGAAAGAGATATGCTCACGAATACAAGCTAAAGAATCATATTGCATCTCAGCATGAAAAG AATGCATCAGTGGATTTGACAAAGTATACTCCACCATCGGAAAAGCCAGCGAAACCAACTAAACCTGCTAGTGGAACTTACGGTTCTGCATCATCTGATCGCCCTTATGCATGTCCTTATGAAGGGTGTGAAAAAGCGTACATCCATGAATACAAGCTTAAACTCCATTTGAAGAGGGAGCACCCAGGCCACGATGAAAATGCTGTGCGTGCACAAGCTAATGCTGACAATGAAATGGATGAAGCGAGTGAACAAGATGCCTATGGTCGAAAACGATCAAATGGTAAAAGTCAGAAGCAAAGTAGACCGAAACCAAGCTTGAAGTTGCCTCCTGCCAAAATCGCCCAACGAAAAGGGTCAGCTCCTACTCCAGCCGCATCAAATGCGATTAAAAAGCCATGGCCAGTGAAAGAAGAAGTCTACGATGAAGATAGTGAAGAAACAGAAGAGGATCGTGACAACGTTGAAGATGGTTGGAGATATGCTGCTAACAACGATGATGACGATGAGGAAACAGAATATGAAGACTGA
- the LOC130974420 gene encoding LOW QUALITY PROTEIN: COBRA-like protein 6 (The sequence of the model RefSeq protein was modified relative to this genomic sequence to represent the inferred CDS: inserted 1 base in 1 codon): MANILALIIFFITFSLSYGYDPLDPSGNITITWDFISDNGATVDVKVSIYNLQLFRHVEAPGWRLGWGWKGDEVIWAMWGAEAMEQGNCSKFKGQDKPHCCLKHPLIIDLPPNAPYNHRFFNCCRGGLLSSLTQDITKSAASFQMNYNKPTLDATTASFTMPENFTLAVPGYTCSAPFQVPPTKFTADGHRWQQVLDTWNVTCMYSQYRASPAPKCCVSLSAFYNSTIVPCPVCSCNCKGLPGAHCIEYTYAPVLQLPQQESSEVVRCSRHMCPIRIHWHVKQSYKEYWRVKITITNLNLVKNYSQWNIVVLHPNLRSVTQVFSFNYKALPIYGNISKLLCSGGWSTTMTCCCQGRMEMCKQRCCFTKTQRXFTFREGWTFPRKVSFNGEECVMPSPDNYPSLPNNAHLLTFSSSLLTALYFLLYIIFF, encoded by the exons ATGGCCAACATTTTGGCCTTGATAATATTCTTCATCACTTTCTCCCTCTCTT ATGGATACGACCCGTTGGATCCTTCTGGCAACATCACCATCACATGGGATTTCATAAGTGATAATGGGGCTACGGTTGAT GTGAAGGTGTCAATATACAATCTGCAACTGTTCCGGCACGTGGAGGCGCCGGGATGGAGATTGGGATGGGGATGGAAAGGAGACGAGGTGATTTGGGCGATGTGGGGAGCAGAGGCAATGGAGCAAGGTAACTGCTCCAAGTTCAAAGGCCAAGACAAACCACACTGTTGCCTCAAGCATCCTCTCATCATTGATCTTCCCCCAAACGCTCCTTACAACCACCGCTTCTTCAACTGCTGCCGTGGCGGTCTCCTCTCTTCCCTCACTCAAGACATCACCAAGTCCGCCGCCTCCTTCCAAATGAACTACAACAAGCCAACTCTAGATGCAACCACCGCTTCTTTCACCATGCCGGAGAATTTCACCCTCGCCGTCCCCGGTTACACCTGCAGTGCACCCTTTCAGGTCCCCCCTACCAAGTTCACCGCCGATGGACACCGATGGCAACAAGTCTTAG ACACGTGGAATGTGACGTGTATGTACTCGCAGTATCGAGCATCGCCTGCACCGAAATGCTGCGTCTCCTTATCTGCATTCTATAACAGCACCATCGTTCCCTGCCCCGTATGCAGCTGCAACTGCAAAGGCCTACCAGGAGCACATTGTATCGAGTATACATACGCAc CGGTGTTGCAACTGCCACAACAAGAGTCATCGGAAGTGGTGAGGTGCTCGCGTCACATGTGCCCAATTCGAATCCACTGGCACGTCAAACAGAGTTACAAAGAGTATTGGCGCGTAAAGATCACCATCACAAATCTCAACTTGGTCAAGAACTACTCGCAGTGGAACATCGTTGTGCTACACCCTAACTTGCGAAGTGTGACCCAAGTTTTCAGCTTCAACTACAAGGCCCTCCCTATCTACGGCAATATCAGTAAGTTACTCTGCAG tgggggctggagTACTACAATGACATGTTGCTGTCAGGGAAGGATGGAAATGTGCAAACAGAGATGCTGCTTCACAAAGACACAGA AGTTCACATTCAGAGAAGGATGGACATTTCCGAGAAAAGTTTCATTCAATGGGGAGGAATGTGTCATGCCATCTCCTGATAACTATCCAAGCCTCCCTAACAATGCACATCTTCTCACTTTCTCCTCCTCCTTACTTACTgccctctattttcttctttacATTATATTCTTCTAG